The following nucleotide sequence is from Mugil cephalus isolate CIBA_MC_2020 chromosome 18, CIBA_Mcephalus_1.1, whole genome shotgun sequence.
ttttgtgtgtgtttcgtCTGCAGAGATAAAGAAATCCCAGAGCATGTTGGGAAGCACACCATTCAGTTTTTTCTGCGTATTGACAAAGAAAACTTCCTGTGCAGTGATCAGGTTCGTTTGAACATATTACCTTACGTATCTGCCATAAAGCGAACAGGAACCTAAAGCTGCCCTTCGTGTCTCAGGAGGTGAttctttcagttgtttcagGGCGGTAGGTCCTGGCTGGCTGAGGGAAATCAATGACCTTAGCGTTGTTTCTCATGTGCTAGATTTTTATCAATGTGGTGGCCAATCAGCCTGTCAAACTGGGACCGGACTCTCAGCCTCCAACCCCAGTTGTTTCCTACAGTAAGGACATCACCAGCCGAACCTTGGTGGAAGATATGACTCTGAGGATAATGGTGAGCTTTAATCCCCAGAAGGCAGAAAATATCATTAACGCATTAAGGAGAAAGAGCTTTAggttattaaataaataaatacacattcagAGTTGACTTGATTGATTCCAGGATTTGTATGGAAACCCAGCGGGGCAGGACCTGGACGGGAAAGTGGTCGTCTCTATAAAGTGCCCTAAtggacagagaaacaaaacacttcCTCAGCTTgaaggagaagcaaataacttTCAGATTAACTTGGAAGGAGGAAAAGCCCACATAACTGTGAGTACCCGCTCCTCATAGGACGCGCTTTAGTTTGGCATTTGCTGTGGATGTATGTGATAACTTCACATTTCCTCTCCTCAGAGGCTGGCTGTCGTGGAAAATAGCCCCGGTGAGAACGGCAGCTCATACGTCCTCGTCTTCAAGCCTGAAGTGCCGATGCTTCCAACGCCCCTGGCTCCTTTTGAGCTCTCCTTCCGTTTTTACAATGGTATGTtataaaactgcattcactagCAAAACCCTGGTTCATCAGTGTAACGTCTCTCACGTGGACAGCGGTCTGTGAAGGCAACATTAGTCAATACATGGAGTCAAGTTCAAGTATacaaagtgaaagtaaaactacatttgcattaaaacaGTCGGCTGAGGCGATTTACTGAATGAATTGTCCTTTGTATCCAGCCACACAGACGGTTCTGATCAGATCCTAGTTGGCTCATCACGTAATTACATGTTTGGTGGCACATTATCACAGATGTTTCCAACAATGCTCATATTTTGTGCAGAACCCTCATCTGGATCTGATAATTATCAGAATTGTAATCACTTGAATGCTGCAACCACTTTATTCTTATCAATGCTTTCAAGACATGCTGCAAACACATGTATGGTTATTCTAAtggaaaaatcaataaaaaaaaattgttgatAGTAACGATTTCATCTACCAACATGCTAACTGCTTAGCTAGACTCACTGCTGTCAAAGCTCCTTACAGTGCAACTTCTTTATTTGGCCTGTAATAGTCAGTATTGGACAGATCACTGTCTTAAAGGTGTGTTTCTGTAAAAGGGTCCTGTACACAAAGAGACGGGTTTAGGAGTATACGCCAAAGTTTTTCGTCGTAACCGGCCCCAGAGTGGATAAATCCCTCAACGTTGGCGGTTGATGAGGAGGCCATGCTAGTTTTTCCTCTCGGCCACCCTGCCTACCCGCTGCTGCCTTTTAAACTACTTGCAAAGTAGGTACATTGCTCAAATGTCTCCTCTGGTGTTTGTCTgcgtttctttttctgctttagaTGCAGACTGCCAACAGAAAATGTCTGAGCTGACCAAGAAGAAAGATGAGTTCACCAGGACCATTATGTCTCACACGGAGACCTTCAGTATGCAGAAGGAACTCCTCCAAATGTTGACAGGTAAGATTTTggcttgttttttaaatgagatgCTGCTTTTAACTCTGACTTATTTCAGTACGATTGTTATCATAAATATCTCTCCCATACTAGCTCTTCACCAAGATCTATCTATGAAAGAGGCTTACTTTAGAAATGAGCTGGACCGAAGAAACCTGAAAATTCCACAACCTGCATCCGTAAGGCATTAGTTCTACAGACACCTAAATGCTGTAATGCAAATACCTATATGAATGTATTAGATGTGCATTGAcgatgtgtatttataattctTTCAGAGCACAAGTATTGACAGAATCCTAAAGGAGAAGAAAACCGAAGCTGATCAGATTTTGAAAACGTCCAGAAGAGTCTGCACTCTCCGTGACAACTTCAGGGGGCAGCAGGATGTTTTAGGAATGGTAACGGAATCCGTCAAAAACCCTCTGAGTAGCTTCTCCGGATTCTTTTTTCCATGAGTGAGTGTTTTTGACTCCTGAATGCAGGTTGGACACCTGGCTTTTGTGGAGGACGACGCTGCTGCTTGGGTTATCTCTTGGCACATCAGGGGCGACATGGACTGTGTCATCACCAAGACAACGGCGGCAGCTCGGAAGATCTTTGAGGACACGCATGGGAGGCAGCAGGTCATACCCCTGGACAGCGTTTATGTGCCACCGGGACAAAGGTACAGCAGCTCACGGCATATTTCCACGGTCGTACAGGGAGAGTCAATTATAAGCAAGCGTCTTCAAGTTTAGATGTGAACTTAACCCGTGATGCTCAAACCCAAATTTTAGGTGGTTTGGGCCACATGTGACGCACTGATTGGTCGTTTTCATTGTGCGCATCGGTTTTGCATTTCGCTTTTAAAGTATGGGTgtacttaaaaagaaaacaataaaaaagcttttgaatatcttttttttccctcatagcttttaacaaaataagactaataaaatctaaacaaaaataaatgaacaaattaaataatttatttcactttcccTTAGTTTAGATGCTTTAACAActcaacaacacagacacaacagacatCACTGTTCATGATTCAGAAATAATGTTAGATACAGATAACTTGTTTTGTAAAAATTCTAAAAGAAGTTGCAGTGTGCCCCAAATTATTTGACCTGAGACCTGATCAGTGTTTTTTATTCAGAACCAGACGTGAACGTTGCTGTACTGTACCTTCAAGTACCGTCGTacttttcagtgtttgtgtcgGTGTCTGAGTGGCTTCcgtaaagtgtgtgtgtccttttattacagtcttttatttttaagccttCTCCTATCCAGAGTCTAGCAACAACAGTAATTTAAAGATCGTCTGCGAGGTTCAAAGGAAGCAACAAGAACGCCTTCAGTGACAACAAAGGAAATTCTcatgcaaatgaatgaatgctttgAGAGTGGAAATAAAGTGGAGATCTTACCAGCAGTTCCACAtgtaaaaaatacttaaatcaCGCACGATAATCTGAAAGCAGATTGTTTGATGTATAAGCTCTTAAAAGTTATTATTATGTGTAATTGTTTAATAGGAAAGAAATCTAGTGGAGTGTTAGTTTACATGTAAACAAAGCCAATAAATGATAGTTACAGCCCGGATAGATACAAACAATGACCCAAAGTAAGGCAGACTTGatgttaaatgtaataaatcgCAATTTTCAAGAGTATGAATCAGCTGGGGAGAAACACACAGTATATTTCAATTAAACTTCTGCTCAGTTTTCACAAATATGATGGCAtgaacaagtgttttttttttttttaacaaagggATTTAAGCTTCTGAATTGCTTGCAGGCCACTGCCACACATAAGAAACGGCCGCAGGCTCTTTGATCCTCCTGGGAACCCAGTCTTTGCCAGAGATCTGCTGATTTACCCCCAAGACCCTATGAGCTGTGACATCGGTGAGCGGCCTGAAATGATTTCATGGTTTCTGTCTTGTCATTGCAGTTTGATTCCAAGAATCAAGGCTTTTTGTGGTTGTCTAGATACTTAAcaggtgtttctgtgtgttgttgttgggttaCTTCCTTGATATCCCGCCACTTTACTCCTGTAGagttttcagtaaatgtttccTTCTGGGACTGAAGGAGTGGGGGGGCGGAGCGCtgttaatgaagcagaaatCTGGCTTCTTTCACcaaattaaaatatcttttTGGCTGCATTTATTGCTCATTTACACAGAAATATTAAGGCTTTAATAGTAGTCGgcatagttaaaaaaaagagttgctACATCAGTACATCGGAGCTGAAAGTTTCccctttgtgtttcctttctaGCATTTAAAAACCTCCTCGGAGATACAATCGTGATCGATGACCTGACCTCGGCACAGAACTACAGAAATGCGGTGAGTAATGCTGTGGCCGGAGGGGCGCTGGCAGATTAACTGGCTGGTGGTTATTTTTCCTATAAATGAGCTGTTGCTTACAGGTGGTGCAAACCAAGGCACCGTGTCCCACCATTCTCACCAGGCAGGGACACAGGGTCAGTGGCAAGGGCAAGTTCGGAGGAGCGCAGAACAGGGCCCCGGAGAGGAGCCGAGAACCAACGTTTGGAGCTCCCCTCCCACAGCAGTACTACGCCCTGAACGAACATATAGGTGACGTCTCTCATAggcatgttttcaagcttttttcTTGAAGTTCCATGAGACTATtattcaatttctttaaatcctGTCATTGCTCAGACCTGCTGACTAAGTACCAGTCAGCTCTGAAGAAGAAAGTGgatgcagagaaagacagagaaaccCACATAAAACATATGAACTCTCCTGAAATGCTGAAAAATcaaaaggagatggaggaagccAAGAAGCACCTGCAAGAGATTGACCAACAACTTGGTATGGTTGCCGACTTGGACTTGggtgttttattcttttaatatgGCTGATttttgattcttcttcttcttcttttagcaTCGGCATCAGGGAGAGCACGGAAACGGGGCCCTGGGAACGCTGGGGAGCCATCTGGCATCAGTACAAAAAGGACAAGGCCTTGTTAATAAGAGACAGATTATCTTCAGAGCAAGTGTTCTTTctaattacatttctttttatttccggggtgttgctctgttgttttgtatattttaatgcttttttttttacagccagaACTGCCTGTGTACTTTGTTGGCACAATGTTAAAAGTGTATCACGTTCAgtactgtttatatatataaaaaaaaaaaaagatttatccTGAGAGCTGTCTTTGCTTGTGTCCTTATTTCCACTCGGGTTAATATAAAACTTTACACTAATGGATCTGGACAGAAAGACCTTCACGCACATTTTAGGCCAGGGACAATCACTGCGAACTCAAATACAAACATCCAAACTGAAGTGATTATGTAGGCCcattgtttttatattcatgAAAACAGCTGGATCGAGACTTTGGTTAgtgggtgtgtctgtgtgtgtgtgagagagagagatctgaGAAACGGAAAAAAGGCATCTGTCAGTACTGGAGAGGTTCCCGAGACCGAAACTTCGAGGGCGCTGGAAGGAGCTCGTTTAGATTAGCGCACCACAGAGCGGGAGCAGTGCTTTGACTGATCTCCAGAACAGTGATTCTCACTGCTCACTGTAGTCCACGGCGGGATTTTGCAATAGTTCAATCATGAAGTGCGGGCTGCCACTTATCCACTTTTTAATAACCATCCCTCTGGTCGGCGCTTCACCTTTCCAGCCCAACACGTATCCCAGCGCCGAATCGCGACAAAGGAACAAGTGAGTAAACTGGATGTGGACCATTTCTAACGTGTTGGCAAGTTTAGTTTTCCGTGCGTAATTGTGCGTAATCCGGCCTCTCGGGCGGCGAACACGCACCGCGAACTTTCTGCTGTGCATGAGAGGGTGAGATGGGATTAACGAGTCGTTTTCTGCAGAAACTGGTGCGCCTACGTCGTGCAGAAGAACGTGAGCTGTGCCGTCGTAGGAGGCTCGGAGAGTTTCGTGCAGCCGGAGGTTCTACCGTGTCCACCGGAGCTGCCAAACTGTGCGCAACAAGTGATGTAAGTCCCCAAACGCTTTGGACTTTGGGTGGAGGGCGAATCAtctttgctttttgtctgtGAAGCAATACTTTTGCATAGTCTTACCTGTTTACAGCGATTGCTGTCGTCCTCGGTGCTCAGTGCCCCCTGTTTTATATGGTATTAAACTTTGGCGTTTCGTGTCTTAAtgaggacaaataaaatgagattaatcCCATGAAAAGGCATAATTTATGAATGGCAAACAGGGACTTGCATTTCTCTGACTGTTTAGCTGCAGTGGTCATTGAGCAAGAATTACACTGGGTGACATTAATCATGAGGACAACAGTCCCCACGAGACGAAGTTGTGGAAAATACATAGCTGCTTCATACTCCATGATTAAATGATAACTAATGTGGCTGGTGTTTAGGTCTTTGCTGTCAACAGATTTTACTGCTGTGTTATTCCAAGTTTACATTGTATTGCTGAGGAGGTTAATCTTAATTGGCATCTAATGAGcagaataaatatttgtatatgAGAATTCTTGGTTTGCCTCTTCCCTCTTAGATATCGAACACACTTCAGGCCCATGTACAAAATTGGCTACAAGACTGTGACCGAGCTGGAGTGGAGGTGCTGCCCGGGCTACCAGGGTCACGACTGCAGGGAGGTGAAAGACTTTAGGCTGCTCCAAGTGGAACGTTTGCCCaatcctccctctccctctggaCACTTTCCTGCCCCAAAAGgtaaaaatgctaaataaatcAAGCAgtttcttccaaaaaaaaaaaaaaaaagttaaatgtatCTTGTCTGACAGTCTTTTATTTCTCAAAGTAGCTCCAGGACAGCGGACCGAAGGCCAGAGACACCACACATGGGGAGGGGAGAGACAGTTTGGAGGTCAGGCAGGTCACAGGCCACTAGAGGGTCACGCAGGTTCTCAAAGTCCACAACACCTGGAAGAGGAGGTGCAGCGACTGTCCCAGATGGTCCTCGACATGCAGGCAAGAATGACGGACATGTCCTCCAACCTTAGACTTGACTTCCAGGAGGACGCCAGTAAAATGCTGATTACGCTGTTGAATAACCTCAAGCAGCCGGTCAGTGCACGCGGTGTGGAAACCCAGACCGTTCAAGTGCAGGACTTCTCCTTCGTCCAGGACACGTCGCAGATGGATGAGGTCATGAGCAAGGTTAAGCAGGTCGCAGATGATCTGGAGTCCAAGAGTAACACCCTGGAAGACGTGCTGGGTCTCGTCACCCTCCATGATGGACAAATTCGTCTCTTAATGGCGGCCGCCCACCCCCCGCTGTCCAcgtcctctccccctcctccaacCAATGATGCGGACCTGCGCACCTACGTGGACAAAAAGCTCAGCGCGCTGagagaggagctgatggagggCATGGAAATCAAATTTGCGGATTTGAAGAACTCTTGTGATTATAAAATCATGTCAGTTCAGGAACAGTGTGAAGGACAGGAAGCCAACTATCTCAGCCTGGCCGAGCTCATGGACTCAAAGGAGAGCGACCTCCGCAGTGAGATGGAGGACCTGAAGACCAAGCTGGCTGATCCGGGGAGAGCGGACAGTGAGTCCAGCTCGGTTCTGGTTCGTGTGGAGAATCTTGAAATGCGTTTCAACTCATCAGAGAAGACTGTGGTGGCACAGTGCCTCTCTGTAGAGGAAAAGCTGAGGAAAGAACACACAGAAGCTATCGAGGACCTCAGGGACACCTTAGAAGGCAAGCTGGTTTCTGTGAAGGATAAACTCGCTACCCTTTTGGTAAACACAAGCAGCAGCTTCCCGTCTGGTGGTCTGTCAGAGAACCCAGACTCCCTTCAGGGGGATGTGAACTCTCTGAAGGGTTCTGTTCAAACTCTAGAGCGTAGACTCAATGGCTTGGACCAGATGTGTCCAAAAGAGTGCAAGGCTAACTTCACCGTTGCTGAAAACCTTCAGCAGGATGTCCAGAGCTGCAAAGCTGCTATTGATGCTATACAGACTCACCTAAAAGCCCAGCTAAGTGGTAATGAAGACACAGAGGGGCAACTCCTCAGCAACAGCAGTGGCATTGAGAATGTACACAACGAGTTAAAGTTTCTTAAAGGACGTGTTGGCAGACTGGAGGACTCGCTTTCAGATGTAGCCCAGCGGCAGCCTGAGACATTGAAGAGCGTAAACTCTACCTGGGGTCAAGTTAAAACAGGAGCTGAACAGGAAGCCAAGGACCTTTTGGAGCTCCACAGAAAACAGCATCAGGAGCTGAAGCAGCGGCTGGACGAGCTGGGCCGGGAGGTGAGAGCCGAGGCCGACGGCTGCagggaaaaaacacaagacgTGGGACAGGAGGTCGCCCACATAGACAGACGCATTGTTAACGTGGAGACTTTGTGCAGCAAGCTCGATCCCATCTCTGGCAGCCTCCAGAGGATCAAAGAGGGCCTGAACAAGCACGTCACTGCGTTGTGGACTTGTGTGAGCCAGCTAAACGGCACGGTTAGAGCTCATGGCCGAGATATAGGGGGACTGAAGGGAACCTGCCAGACTCTCCAGAACCACATCTCAAATGTCGCCAGGGACCTCCAGGTGTTAACGAACAGCTCTCCTGGGAACGAAGGTAAGCTGTCCGTGCTGTAACCCAAGGCTTGAAGAGTGAACAGTCACTtagatgtgttgttttaaagccACATTTCTAATTAGGGTCTAACcacagcaataaaacacaccCATGCTCAAGCCACTAGTTCAACTTTAGCCACTGGTGTGTCTAACTATCTTTTACTTTTATCTTCACCAACCTCCTCTACAGGTCACTCTTCATAGCTACGTAATCTTACTTTACAtcacttgttcttgtttttaaaaggcTAAAAATATTGGCCACAAAATGTTAAATA
It contains:
- the emilin2b gene encoding EMILIN-2 isoform X2; translated protein: MKCGLPLIHFLITIPLVGASPFQPNTYPSAESRQRNKNWCAYVVQKNVSCAVVGGSESFVQPEVLPCPPELPNCAQQVIYRTHFRPMYKIGYKTVTELEWRCCPGYQGHDCREVKDFRLLQVERLPNPPSPSGHFPAPKAPGQRTEGQRHHTWGGERQFGGQAGHRPLEGHAGSQSPQHLEEEVQRLSQMVLDMQARMTDMSSNLRLDFQEDASKMLITLLNNLKQPVSARGVETQTVQVQDFSFVQDTSQMDEVMSKVKQVADDLESKSNTLEDVLGLVTLHDGQIRLLMAAAHPPLSTSSPPPPTNDADLRTYVDKKLSALREELMEGMEIKFADLKNSCDYKIMSVQEQCEGQEANYLSLAELMDSKESDLRSEMEDLKTKLADPGRADSESSSVLVRVENLEMRFNSSEKTVVAQCLSVEEKLRKEHTEAIEDLRDTLEGKLVSVKDKLATLLVNTSSSFPSGGLSENPDSLQGDVNSLKGSVQTLERRLNGLDQMCPKECKANFTVAENLQQDVQSCKAAIDAIQTHLKAQLSGNEDTEGQLLSNSSGIENVHNELKFLKGRVGRLEDSLSDVAQRQPETLKSVNSTWGQVKTGAEQEAKDLLELHRKQHQELKQRLDELGREVRAEADGCREKTQDVGQEVAHIDRRIVNVETLCSKLDPISGSLQRIKEGLNKHVTALWTCVSQLNGTVRAHGRDIGGLKGTCQTLQNHISNVARDLQVLTNSSPGNEGAQVAVEDATLPQVSRKSPAVSFGPLDTPFLQPPVMETGVAGPPAGRMTSSELPKGTDGSTLPVQGFAGAPASPPKSSDSLKTSTPLIPVTDVNVPHILPPQKPDTASGEKVSFSAGLTLPPFHGEVGIIRFDKVLVNDGGHYDPGTGIFTAPTDGRYLVTAVLAAQRGEKIEAVLSVSNRSIQRLDSAGFLPGAAAPPSPDQCNCGSAASLSLVLSLKRGDRAGLVAVAGKLAISASPEVLSSFSAVLLYPSPAKR
- the emilin2b gene encoding EMILIN-2 isoform X4, which produces MKCGLPLIHFLITIPLVGASPFQPNTYPSAESRQRNKNWCAYVVQKNVSCAVVGGSESFVQPEVLPCPPELPNCAQQVIYRTHFRPMYKIGYKTVTELEWRCCPGYQGHDCREVKDFRLLQVERLPNPPSPSGHFPAPKAPGQRTEGQRHHTWGGERQFGGQAGHRPLEGHAGSQSPQHLEEEVQRLSQMVLDMQARMTDMSSNLRLDFQEDASKMLITLLNNLKQPVSARGVETQTVQVQDFSFVQDTSQMDEVMSKVKQVADDLESKSNTLEDVLGLVTLHDGQIRLLMAAAHPPLSTSSPPPPTNDADLRTYVDKKLSALREELMEGMEIKFADLKNSCDYKIMSVQEQCEGQEANYLSLAELMDSKESDLRSEMEDLKTKLADPGRADSESSSVLVRVENLEMRFNSSEKTVVAQCLSVEEKLRKEHTEAIEDLRDTLEGKLVSVKDKLATLLVNTSSSFPSGGLSENPDSLQGDVNSLKGSVQTLERRLNGLDQMCPKECKANFTVAENLQQDVQSCKAAIDAIQTHLKAQLSGNEDTEGQLLSNSSGIENVHNELKFLKGRVGRLEDSLSDVAQRQPETLKSVNSTWGQVKTGAEQEAKDLLELHRKQHQELKQRLDELGREVRAEADGCREKTQDVGQEVAHIDRRIVNVETLCSKLDPISGSLQRIKEGLNKHVTALWTCVSQLNGTVRAHGRDIGGLKGTCQTLQNHISNVARDLQVLTNSSPGNEGAQVAVEDATLPQVSRKSPAVSFGPLDTPFLQPPVMETGVAGPPAGRMTSSELPKGTDGSTLPVQGFAGAPASPPKSSDSLKTSTPLIPDVNVPHILPPQKPDTASGEKVSFSAGLTLPPFHGEVGIIRFDKVLVNDGGHYDPGTGIFTAPTDGRYLVTAVLAAQRGEKIEAVLSVSNRSIQRLDSAGFLPGAAAPPSPDQCNCGSAASLSLVLSLKRGDRAGLVAVAGKLAISASPEVLSSFSAVLLYPSPAKR
- the emilin2b gene encoding EMILIN-2 isoform X3, whose product is MKCGLPLIHFLITIPLVGASPFQPNTYPSAESRQRNKNWCAYVVQKNVSCAVVGGSESFVQPEVLPCPPELPNCAQQVIYRTHFRPMYKIGYKTVTELEWRCCPGYQGHDCREVKDFRLLQVERLPNPPSPSGHFPAPKVAPGQRTEGQRHHTWGGERQFGGQAGHRPLEGHAGSQSPQHLEEEVQRLSQMVLDMQARMTDMSSNLRLDFQEDASKMLITLLNNLKQPVSARGVETQTVQVQDFSFVQDTSQMDEVMSKVKQVADDLESKSNTLEDVLGLVTLHDGQIRLLMAAAHPPLSTSSPPPPTNDADLRTYVDKKLSALREELMEGMEIKFADLKNSCDYKIMSVQEQCEGQEANYLSLAELMDSKESDLRSEMEDLKTKLADPGRADSESSSVLVRVENLEMRFNSSEKTVVAQCLSVEEKLRKEHTEAIEDLRDTLEGKLVSVKDKLATLLVNTSSSFPSGGLSENPDSLQGDVNSLKGSVQTLERRLNGLDQMCPKECKANFTVAENLQQDVQSCKAAIDAIQTHLKAQLSGNEDTEGQLLSNSSGIENVHNELKFLKGRVGRLEDSLSDVAQRQPETLKSVNSTWGQVKTGAEQEAKDLLELHRKQHQELKQRLDELGREVRAEADGCREKTQDVGQEVAHIDRRIVNVETLCSKLDPISGSLQRIKEGLNKHVTALWTCVSQLNGTVRAHGRDIGGLKGTCQTLQNHISNVARDLQVLTNSSPGNEGAQVAVEDATLPQVSRKSPAVSFGPLDTPFLQPPVMETGVAGPPAGRMTSSELPKGTDGSTLPVQGFAGAPASPPKSSDSLKTSTPLIPDVNVPHILPPQKPDTASGEKVSFSAGLTLPPFHGEVGIIRFDKVLVNDGGHYDPGTGIFTAPTDGRYLVTAVLAAQRGEKIEAVLSVSNRSIQRLDSAGFLPGAAAPPSPDQCNCGSAASLSLVLSLKRGDRAGLVAVAGKLAISASPEVLSSFSAVLLYPSPAKR
- the emilin2b gene encoding EMILIN-2 isoform X1; protein product: MKCGLPLIHFLITIPLVGASPFQPNTYPSAESRQRNKNWCAYVVQKNVSCAVVGGSESFVQPEVLPCPPELPNCAQQVIYRTHFRPMYKIGYKTVTELEWRCCPGYQGHDCREVKDFRLLQVERLPNPPSPSGHFPAPKVAPGQRTEGQRHHTWGGERQFGGQAGHRPLEGHAGSQSPQHLEEEVQRLSQMVLDMQARMTDMSSNLRLDFQEDASKMLITLLNNLKQPVSARGVETQTVQVQDFSFVQDTSQMDEVMSKVKQVADDLESKSNTLEDVLGLVTLHDGQIRLLMAAAHPPLSTSSPPPPTNDADLRTYVDKKLSALREELMEGMEIKFADLKNSCDYKIMSVQEQCEGQEANYLSLAELMDSKESDLRSEMEDLKTKLADPGRADSESSSVLVRVENLEMRFNSSEKTVVAQCLSVEEKLRKEHTEAIEDLRDTLEGKLVSVKDKLATLLVNTSSSFPSGGLSENPDSLQGDVNSLKGSVQTLERRLNGLDQMCPKECKANFTVAENLQQDVQSCKAAIDAIQTHLKAQLSGNEDTEGQLLSNSSGIENVHNELKFLKGRVGRLEDSLSDVAQRQPETLKSVNSTWGQVKTGAEQEAKDLLELHRKQHQELKQRLDELGREVRAEADGCREKTQDVGQEVAHIDRRIVNVETLCSKLDPISGSLQRIKEGLNKHVTALWTCVSQLNGTVRAHGRDIGGLKGTCQTLQNHISNVARDLQVLTNSSPGNEGAQVAVEDATLPQVSRKSPAVSFGPLDTPFLQPPVMETGVAGPPAGRMTSSELPKGTDGSTLPVQGFAGAPASPPKSSDSLKTSTPLIPVTDVNVPHILPPQKPDTASGEKVSFSAGLTLPPFHGEVGIIRFDKVLVNDGGHYDPGTGIFTAPTDGRYLVTAVLAAQRGEKIEAVLSVSNRSIQRLDSAGFLPGAAAPPSPDQCNCGSAASLSLVLSLKRGDRAGLVAVAGKLAISASPEVLSSFSAVLLYPSPAKR